A stretch of Prunus dulcis chromosome 6, ALMONDv2, whole genome shotgun sequence DNA encodes these proteins:
- the LOC117630861 gene encoding 4-hydroxy-3-methylbut-2-en-1-yl diphosphate synthase (ferredoxin), chloroplastic isoform X3, translating into MVGNVAIGSEHPIRIQTMTTTDTKDVAATVEQVMRIADKGADLVRITVQGKKEADACFDIKNTLVQKNYNIPLVADIHFAPSVALRVAECFDKIRVNPGNFADRRAQFEKLEYTEDDYQKELEHIEQVFTPLVEKCKKYGRAMRIGTNHGSLSDRIMSYYGDSPRGMVESAFEFARICQKLDYHNFLFSMKASNPVIMVQAYRLLVAEMYVQGWDYPLHLGVTEAGEGEDGRMKSAIGIGTLLQDGLGDTIRVSLTEAPEEEIDPCRRLANLGKRAADLQQGVAPFEEKHRHYFDFQRRSGQLPMQKEGEEVDYRGVLHRDGSVLMSVSLNQLKTPELLYKSLAAKLVVGMPFKDLATVDSILLRQLPPVDDNDSRLALKRLIDVSMGVITPLSEQLTKPLPNAMVLVNLKELSTGAYKLLPEGTRLVVSVRGDEPYEVLDILKGIDATMLLHDLPFSEDKVSRVHAARRLFEYLGDNSLNFPVIHHIQFPSGIHRDDLVIAAGTNAGALLVDGLGDGLLLEAPDKDFDFLRNTSFNLLQGCRMRNTKTEYVSCPSCGRTLFDLQEISAQIREKTSHLPGVSIAIMGCIVNGPGEMADADFGYVGGAPGKIDLYVGKTVVRRAIEMEHATDALIQLIKDHGRWVDPPAEE; encoded by the exons ATGGTTGGAAATGTGGCTATTGGTAGTGAGCATCCCATAAGGATTCAAACAATGACGACAACTGACACAAAGGATGTTGCTGCTACAGTTGAACAG GTAATGAGAATAGCAGACAAGGGAGCAGATCTTGTTCGGATAACAGTTCAAGGGAAGAAAGAAGCAGATGCTTGTTTTGATATTAAAAATACCCTCGTGCAGAAAAA TTACAATATACCTCTGGTGGCAGATATTCATTTTGCACCTTCTGTTGCGTTGCGAGTTGCTGAATGCTTCGACAAAATTCGTGTCAACCCTGGAAATTTTG CGGATAGACGGGCTCAGTTTGAGAAGTTAGAGTACACCGAAGACGACTATCAGAAAGAACTTGAGCACATTGAACAG GTTTTTACTCCATTGGTTGAAAAGTGTAAGAAGTATGGAAGAGCAATGCGTATTGGCACAAACCATGGCAGCCTTTCGGATCGTATAATGAGCTATTATGGGGATTCCCCTAGAGGAATG GTTGAATCTGCATTCGAGTTTGCAAGGATTTGCCAGAAGTTGGACTaccataattttcttttttcaatgaaaGCAAGCAACCCAGTTATCATGGTCCAGGCATATCGTTTGCTTGTGGCTGAAATGTATGTTCAAGGATGGGATTATCCATTGCACTTGGGAGTTACTGAAGCTGGAGAAGGTGAGGATGGGAGAATGAAATCTGCAATTGGTATTGGAACCCTTCTTCAG GATGGTTTGGGTGATACAATTAGGGTTTCACTTACTGAAGCACCAGAGGAGGAGATAGATCCCTGCAGAAGATTGGCCAACCTTGGTAAGAGAGCAGCTGATCTTCAGCAAGGAGTG GCTCCATTTGAAGAGAAGCACCGACATTATTTTGACTTTCAGCGTCGATCTGGTCAACTGCCAATGCAAAAGGAG GGTGAGGAGGTGGATTATAGAGGTGTCCTGCACCGTGATGGCTCTGTTCTCATGTCAGTATCCCTTAATCAGTTGAAG ACACCAGAGCTTCTCTACAAGTCACTAGCAGCAAAACTTGTTGTGGGCATGCCGTTTAAG GATCTTGCAACAGTTGACTCAATCTTATTGAGACAACTTCCACCAGTTGATGATAATGATTCT CGGCTAGCTCTCAAAAGGTTGATAGATGTCAGTATGGGTGTTATAACACCATTGTCAGAGCAGCTAACAAAGCCATTGCCCAATGCTATGGTTCTGGTAAATTTGAAGGAATTATCAACTGGTGCATACAAGCTTTTGCCAGAAG GTACACGCTTGGTTGTCTCGGTACGTGGCGATGAACCTTATGAAGTGCTGGATATTCTCAAAGGCATTGATGCTACAATGCTTCTCCATGATCTTCCCTTCAGTGAAGATAAAGTAAGCCGAGTGCATGCTGCAAGAAG GCTGTTTGAGTATCTGGGGGACAATTCTCTGAACTTTCCGGTCATACACCATATTCAGTTTCCAAGTGGAATTCATAG GGATGACTTGGTTATTGCTGCTGGTACCAATGCGGGGGCCCTTTTAGTAGATGGACTTGGAGATGGTCTCCTATTAGAAGCCCCAGACAAGGATTTTGATTTCCTTAGAAACACATCTTTCAATTTACTACAAGGTTGTAGAATGCGGAATACAAAGACG GAGTACGTTTCATGCCCATCATGTGGCAGAACTTTGTTTGATCTTCAAGAAATAAGTGCACAAATACGAGAGAAGACATCGCACTTGCCTGGTGTTTCA ATTGCAATCATGGGTTGCATTGTTAATGGACCTGGGGAGATGGCTGATGCAGACTTTGGGTATGTTGGTGGTGCTCCTGGAAAGATTGACCTTTATGTTGGGAAG ACCGTGGTGAGGCGTGCAATTGAGATGGAGCATGCAACCGACGCCTTGATCCAGCTAATAAAAGATCATGGCCGCTGGGTTGACCCTCCTGCGGAAGAGTAA
- the LOC117630861 gene encoding 4-hydroxy-3-methylbut-2-en-1-yl diphosphate synthase (ferredoxin), chloroplastic isoform X2: MATGTVPASFTGLKGRDSSIGFAKSMDFVRVCDLKRFKSGRTRISVIRNSNPGSDIAELKPASEGSPLLVPRQKYCESIHKTVRRKTRTVMVGNVAIGSEHPIRIQTMTTTDTKDVAATVEQVMRIADKGADLVRITVQGKKEADACFDIKNTLVQKNYNIPLVADIHFAPSVALRVAECFDKIRVNPGNFADRRAQFEKLEYTEDDYQKELEHIEQVFTPLVEKCKKYGRAMRIGTNHGSLSDRIMSYYGDSPRGMVESAFEFARICQKLDYHNFLFSMKASNPVIMVQAYRLLVAEMYVQGWDYPLHLGVTEAGEGEDGRMKSAIGIGTLLQDGLGDTIRVSLTEAPEEEIDPCRRLANLGKRAADLQQGVAPFEEKHRHYFDFQRRSGQLPMQKEGEEVDYRGVLHRDGSVLMSVSLNQLKRLALKRLIDVSMGVITPLSEQLTKPLPNAMVLVNLKELSTGAYKLLPEGTRLVVSVRGDEPYEVLDILKGIDATMLLHDLPFSEDKVSRVHAARRLFEYLGDNSLNFPVIHHIQFPSGIHRDDLVIAAGTNAGALLVDGLGDGLLLEAPDKDFDFLRNTSFNLLQGCRMRNTKTEYVSCPSCGRTLFDLQEISAQIREKTSHLPGVSIAIMGCIVNGPGEMADADFGYVGGAPGKIDLYVGKTVVRRAIEMEHATDALIQLIKDHGRWVDPPAEE, from the exons ATGGCTACTGGAACTGTACCAGCTTCCTTCACGGGTCTAAAAGGCAGGGACTCGAGTATCGGGTTTGCTAAAAGTATGGATTTTGTGAGGGTTTGTGATTTGAAGAGGTTTAAGTCTGGAAGAACAAGAATCTCAGTGATACGGAACTCAAATCCCGGATCAGATATTGCAGAACTCAAGCCTGCATCTGAAGGCAGCCCCTTGTTAG TTCCTAGACAAAAGTATTGTGAATCAATACACAAAACTGTCAGGAGGAAAACACGAACAGTGATGGTTGGAAATGTGGCTATTGGTAGTGAGCATCCCATAAGGATTCAAACAATGACGACAACTGACACAAAGGATGTTGCTGCTACAGTTGAACAG GTAATGAGAATAGCAGACAAGGGAGCAGATCTTGTTCGGATAACAGTTCAAGGGAAGAAAGAAGCAGATGCTTGTTTTGATATTAAAAATACCCTCGTGCAGAAAAA TTACAATATACCTCTGGTGGCAGATATTCATTTTGCACCTTCTGTTGCGTTGCGAGTTGCTGAATGCTTCGACAAAATTCGTGTCAACCCTGGAAATTTTG CGGATAGACGGGCTCAGTTTGAGAAGTTAGAGTACACCGAAGACGACTATCAGAAAGAACTTGAGCACATTGAACAG GTTTTTACTCCATTGGTTGAAAAGTGTAAGAAGTATGGAAGAGCAATGCGTATTGGCACAAACCATGGCAGCCTTTCGGATCGTATAATGAGCTATTATGGGGATTCCCCTAGAGGAATG GTTGAATCTGCATTCGAGTTTGCAAGGATTTGCCAGAAGTTGGACTaccataattttcttttttcaatgaaaGCAAGCAACCCAGTTATCATGGTCCAGGCATATCGTTTGCTTGTGGCTGAAATGTATGTTCAAGGATGGGATTATCCATTGCACTTGGGAGTTACTGAAGCTGGAGAAGGTGAGGATGGGAGAATGAAATCTGCAATTGGTATTGGAACCCTTCTTCAG GATGGTTTGGGTGATACAATTAGGGTTTCACTTACTGAAGCACCAGAGGAGGAGATAGATCCCTGCAGAAGATTGGCCAACCTTGGTAAGAGAGCAGCTGATCTTCAGCAAGGAGTG GCTCCATTTGAAGAGAAGCACCGACATTATTTTGACTTTCAGCGTCGATCTGGTCAACTGCCAATGCAAAAGGAG GGTGAGGAGGTGGATTATAGAGGTGTCCTGCACCGTGATGGCTCTGTTCTCATGTCAGTATCCCTTAATCAGTTGAAG CGGCTAGCTCTCAAAAGGTTGATAGATGTCAGTATGGGTGTTATAACACCATTGTCAGAGCAGCTAACAAAGCCATTGCCCAATGCTATGGTTCTGGTAAATTTGAAGGAATTATCAACTGGTGCATACAAGCTTTTGCCAGAAG GTACACGCTTGGTTGTCTCGGTACGTGGCGATGAACCTTATGAAGTGCTGGATATTCTCAAAGGCATTGATGCTACAATGCTTCTCCATGATCTTCCCTTCAGTGAAGATAAAGTAAGCCGAGTGCATGCTGCAAGAAG GCTGTTTGAGTATCTGGGGGACAATTCTCTGAACTTTCCGGTCATACACCATATTCAGTTTCCAAGTGGAATTCATAG GGATGACTTGGTTATTGCTGCTGGTACCAATGCGGGGGCCCTTTTAGTAGATGGACTTGGAGATGGTCTCCTATTAGAAGCCCCAGACAAGGATTTTGATTTCCTTAGAAACACATCTTTCAATTTACTACAAGGTTGTAGAATGCGGAATACAAAGACG GAGTACGTTTCATGCCCATCATGTGGCAGAACTTTGTTTGATCTTCAAGAAATAAGTGCACAAATACGAGAGAAGACATCGCACTTGCCTGGTGTTTCA ATTGCAATCATGGGTTGCATTGTTAATGGACCTGGGGAGATGGCTGATGCAGACTTTGGGTATGTTGGTGGTGCTCCTGGAAAGATTGACCTTTATGTTGGGAAG ACCGTGGTGAGGCGTGCAATTGAGATGGAGCATGCAACCGACGCCTTGATCCAGCTAATAAAAGATCATGGCCGCTGGGTTGACCCTCCTGCGGAAGAGTAA
- the LOC117630861 gene encoding 4-hydroxy-3-methylbut-2-en-1-yl diphosphate synthase (ferredoxin), chloroplastic isoform X1, giving the protein MATGTVPASFTGLKGRDSSIGFAKSMDFVRVCDLKRFKSGRTRISVIRNSNPGSDIAELKPASEGSPLLVPRQKYCESIHKTVRRKTRTVMVGNVAIGSEHPIRIQTMTTTDTKDVAATVEQVMRIADKGADLVRITVQGKKEADACFDIKNTLVQKNYNIPLVADIHFAPSVALRVAECFDKIRVNPGNFADRRAQFEKLEYTEDDYQKELEHIEQVFTPLVEKCKKYGRAMRIGTNHGSLSDRIMSYYGDSPRGMVESAFEFARICQKLDYHNFLFSMKASNPVIMVQAYRLLVAEMYVQGWDYPLHLGVTEAGEGEDGRMKSAIGIGTLLQDGLGDTIRVSLTEAPEEEIDPCRRLANLGKRAADLQQGVAPFEEKHRHYFDFQRRSGQLPMQKEGEEVDYRGVLHRDGSVLMSVSLNQLKTPELLYKSLAAKLVVGMPFKDLATVDSILLRQLPPVDDNDSRLALKRLIDVSMGVITPLSEQLTKPLPNAMVLVNLKELSTGAYKLLPEGTRLVVSVRGDEPYEVLDILKGIDATMLLHDLPFSEDKVSRVHAARRLFEYLGDNSLNFPVIHHIQFPSGIHRDDLVIAAGTNAGALLVDGLGDGLLLEAPDKDFDFLRNTSFNLLQGCRMRNTKTEYVSCPSCGRTLFDLQEISAQIREKTSHLPGVSIAIMGCIVNGPGEMADADFGYVGGAPGKIDLYVGKTVVRRAIEMEHATDALIQLIKDHGRWVDPPAEE; this is encoded by the exons ATGGCTACTGGAACTGTACCAGCTTCCTTCACGGGTCTAAAAGGCAGGGACTCGAGTATCGGGTTTGCTAAAAGTATGGATTTTGTGAGGGTTTGTGATTTGAAGAGGTTTAAGTCTGGAAGAACAAGAATCTCAGTGATACGGAACTCAAATCCCGGATCAGATATTGCAGAACTCAAGCCTGCATCTGAAGGCAGCCCCTTGTTAG TTCCTAGACAAAAGTATTGTGAATCAATACACAAAACTGTCAGGAGGAAAACACGAACAGTGATGGTTGGAAATGTGGCTATTGGTAGTGAGCATCCCATAAGGATTCAAACAATGACGACAACTGACACAAAGGATGTTGCTGCTACAGTTGAACAG GTAATGAGAATAGCAGACAAGGGAGCAGATCTTGTTCGGATAACAGTTCAAGGGAAGAAAGAAGCAGATGCTTGTTTTGATATTAAAAATACCCTCGTGCAGAAAAA TTACAATATACCTCTGGTGGCAGATATTCATTTTGCACCTTCTGTTGCGTTGCGAGTTGCTGAATGCTTCGACAAAATTCGTGTCAACCCTGGAAATTTTG CGGATAGACGGGCTCAGTTTGAGAAGTTAGAGTACACCGAAGACGACTATCAGAAAGAACTTGAGCACATTGAACAG GTTTTTACTCCATTGGTTGAAAAGTGTAAGAAGTATGGAAGAGCAATGCGTATTGGCACAAACCATGGCAGCCTTTCGGATCGTATAATGAGCTATTATGGGGATTCCCCTAGAGGAATG GTTGAATCTGCATTCGAGTTTGCAAGGATTTGCCAGAAGTTGGACTaccataattttcttttttcaatgaaaGCAAGCAACCCAGTTATCATGGTCCAGGCATATCGTTTGCTTGTGGCTGAAATGTATGTTCAAGGATGGGATTATCCATTGCACTTGGGAGTTACTGAAGCTGGAGAAGGTGAGGATGGGAGAATGAAATCTGCAATTGGTATTGGAACCCTTCTTCAG GATGGTTTGGGTGATACAATTAGGGTTTCACTTACTGAAGCACCAGAGGAGGAGATAGATCCCTGCAGAAGATTGGCCAACCTTGGTAAGAGAGCAGCTGATCTTCAGCAAGGAGTG GCTCCATTTGAAGAGAAGCACCGACATTATTTTGACTTTCAGCGTCGATCTGGTCAACTGCCAATGCAAAAGGAG GGTGAGGAGGTGGATTATAGAGGTGTCCTGCACCGTGATGGCTCTGTTCTCATGTCAGTATCCCTTAATCAGTTGAAG ACACCAGAGCTTCTCTACAAGTCACTAGCAGCAAAACTTGTTGTGGGCATGCCGTTTAAG GATCTTGCAACAGTTGACTCAATCTTATTGAGACAACTTCCACCAGTTGATGATAATGATTCT CGGCTAGCTCTCAAAAGGTTGATAGATGTCAGTATGGGTGTTATAACACCATTGTCAGAGCAGCTAACAAAGCCATTGCCCAATGCTATGGTTCTGGTAAATTTGAAGGAATTATCAACTGGTGCATACAAGCTTTTGCCAGAAG GTACACGCTTGGTTGTCTCGGTACGTGGCGATGAACCTTATGAAGTGCTGGATATTCTCAAAGGCATTGATGCTACAATGCTTCTCCATGATCTTCCCTTCAGTGAAGATAAAGTAAGCCGAGTGCATGCTGCAAGAAG GCTGTTTGAGTATCTGGGGGACAATTCTCTGAACTTTCCGGTCATACACCATATTCAGTTTCCAAGTGGAATTCATAG GGATGACTTGGTTATTGCTGCTGGTACCAATGCGGGGGCCCTTTTAGTAGATGGACTTGGAGATGGTCTCCTATTAGAAGCCCCAGACAAGGATTTTGATTTCCTTAGAAACACATCTTTCAATTTACTACAAGGTTGTAGAATGCGGAATACAAAGACG GAGTACGTTTCATGCCCATCATGTGGCAGAACTTTGTTTGATCTTCAAGAAATAAGTGCACAAATACGAGAGAAGACATCGCACTTGCCTGGTGTTTCA ATTGCAATCATGGGTTGCATTGTTAATGGACCTGGGGAGATGGCTGATGCAGACTTTGGGTATGTTGGTGGTGCTCCTGGAAAGATTGACCTTTATGTTGGGAAG ACCGTGGTGAGGCGTGCAATTGAGATGGAGCATGCAACCGACGCCTTGATCCAGCTAATAAAAGATCATGGCCGCTGGGTTGACCCTCCTGCGGAAGAGTAA
- the LOC117630861 gene encoding 4-hydroxy-3-methylbut-2-en-1-yl diphosphate synthase (ferredoxin), chloroplastic isoform X4, with amino-acid sequence MATGTVPASFTGLKGRDSSIGFAKSMDFVRVCDLKRFKSGRTRISVIRNSNPGSDIAELKPASEGSPLLVPRQKYCESIHKTVRRKTRTVMVGNVAIGSEHPIRIQTMTTTDTKDVAATVEQVMRIADKGADLVRITVQGKKEADACFDIKNTLVQKNYNIPLVADIHFAPSVALRVAECFDKIRVNPGNFADRRAQFEKLEYTEDDYQKELEHIEQVFTPLVEKCKKYGRAMRIGTNHGSLSDRIMSYYGDSPRGMVESAFEFARICQKLDYHNFLFSMKASNPVIMVQAYRLLVAEMYVQGWDYPLHLGVTEAGEGEDGRMKSAIGIGTLLQDGLGDTIRVSLTEAPEEEIDPCRRLANLGKRAADLQQGVAPFEEKHRHYFDFQRRSGQLPMQKEGEEVDYRGVLHRDGSVLMSVSLNQLKTPELLYKSLAAKLVVGMPFKDLATVDSILLRQLPPVDDNDSRLALKRLIDVSMGVITPLSEQLTKPLPNAMVLVNLKELSTGAYKLLPEGTRLVVSVRGDEPYEVLDILKGIDATMLLHDLPFSEDKVSRVHAARRLQSWVALLMDLGRWLMQTLGMLVVLLERLTFMLGRPW; translated from the exons ATGGCTACTGGAACTGTACCAGCTTCCTTCACGGGTCTAAAAGGCAGGGACTCGAGTATCGGGTTTGCTAAAAGTATGGATTTTGTGAGGGTTTGTGATTTGAAGAGGTTTAAGTCTGGAAGAACAAGAATCTCAGTGATACGGAACTCAAATCCCGGATCAGATATTGCAGAACTCAAGCCTGCATCTGAAGGCAGCCCCTTGTTAG TTCCTAGACAAAAGTATTGTGAATCAATACACAAAACTGTCAGGAGGAAAACACGAACAGTGATGGTTGGAAATGTGGCTATTGGTAGTGAGCATCCCATAAGGATTCAAACAATGACGACAACTGACACAAAGGATGTTGCTGCTACAGTTGAACAG GTAATGAGAATAGCAGACAAGGGAGCAGATCTTGTTCGGATAACAGTTCAAGGGAAGAAAGAAGCAGATGCTTGTTTTGATATTAAAAATACCCTCGTGCAGAAAAA TTACAATATACCTCTGGTGGCAGATATTCATTTTGCACCTTCTGTTGCGTTGCGAGTTGCTGAATGCTTCGACAAAATTCGTGTCAACCCTGGAAATTTTG CGGATAGACGGGCTCAGTTTGAGAAGTTAGAGTACACCGAAGACGACTATCAGAAAGAACTTGAGCACATTGAACAG GTTTTTACTCCATTGGTTGAAAAGTGTAAGAAGTATGGAAGAGCAATGCGTATTGGCACAAACCATGGCAGCCTTTCGGATCGTATAATGAGCTATTATGGGGATTCCCCTAGAGGAATG GTTGAATCTGCATTCGAGTTTGCAAGGATTTGCCAGAAGTTGGACTaccataattttcttttttcaatgaaaGCAAGCAACCCAGTTATCATGGTCCAGGCATATCGTTTGCTTGTGGCTGAAATGTATGTTCAAGGATGGGATTATCCATTGCACTTGGGAGTTACTGAAGCTGGAGAAGGTGAGGATGGGAGAATGAAATCTGCAATTGGTATTGGAACCCTTCTTCAG GATGGTTTGGGTGATACAATTAGGGTTTCACTTACTGAAGCACCAGAGGAGGAGATAGATCCCTGCAGAAGATTGGCCAACCTTGGTAAGAGAGCAGCTGATCTTCAGCAAGGAGTG GCTCCATTTGAAGAGAAGCACCGACATTATTTTGACTTTCAGCGTCGATCTGGTCAACTGCCAATGCAAAAGGAG GGTGAGGAGGTGGATTATAGAGGTGTCCTGCACCGTGATGGCTCTGTTCTCATGTCAGTATCCCTTAATCAGTTGAAG ACACCAGAGCTTCTCTACAAGTCACTAGCAGCAAAACTTGTTGTGGGCATGCCGTTTAAG GATCTTGCAACAGTTGACTCAATCTTATTGAGACAACTTCCACCAGTTGATGATAATGATTCT CGGCTAGCTCTCAAAAGGTTGATAGATGTCAGTATGGGTGTTATAACACCATTGTCAGAGCAGCTAACAAAGCCATTGCCCAATGCTATGGTTCTGGTAAATTTGAAGGAATTATCAACTGGTGCATACAAGCTTTTGCCAGAAG GTACACGCTTGGTTGTCTCGGTACGTGGCGATGAACCTTATGAAGTGCTGGATATTCTCAAAGGCATTGATGCTACAATGCTTCTCCATGATCTTCCCTTCAGTGAAGATAAAGTAAGCCGAGTGCATGCTGCAAGAAG ATTGCAATCATGGGTTGCATTGTTAATGGACCTGGGGAGATGGCTGATGCAGACTTTGGGTATGTTGGTGGTGCTCCTGGAAAGATTGACCTTTATGTTGGGAAG ACCGTGGTGA
- the LOC117631553 gene encoding vegetative cell wall protein gp1-like, whose protein sequence is MARFIELCSPLLLAFLLVQFSIVSSSSPPQPSPTPSPQPAADSPSPKSPSPISLPPSPSNAPVNSPHPSSPPAPPQSSPSQSPSADDTPPVPSPAPSNPSDINHSDVNADGDGAENSSGGMSPGKKAGVVLGVIVGVGVVGLAGFVYKKRQDNVRRSQYGYAARREIL, encoded by the coding sequence atGGCGAGGTTCATCGAGCTCTGCTCGCCTCTGCTTCTTGCCTTTCTCCTAGTCCAATTCTCCATTGTATCTTCTTCGTCTCCACCACAGCCCTCGCCGACTCCATCGCCTCAACCCGCTGCCGATTCACCTTCGCCGAAATCTCCATCGCCGATTTCCCTTCCTCCATCTCCGTCGAACGCTCCAGTGAACTCACCACATCCTTCTTCACCTCCGGCGCCACCGCAATCATCTCCGTCTCAATCTCCGTCGGCCGATGACACGCCTCCAGTTCCTTCTCCAGCGCCGTCGAATCCGAGCGACATCAACCACAGCGACGTCAACGCGGACGGAGACGGAGCTGAGAACTCCTCTGGAGGAATGAGCCCGGGAAAGAAGGCAGGGGTCGTACTTGGAGTGATCGTTGGGGTTGGCGTGGTAGGGCTTGCAGGCTTTGTCTACAAGAAACGTCAGGATAACGTTCGTCGATCTCAGTACGGATACGCCGCCAGGAGAGAGATTCTCTGA